A DNA window from Aureibaculum sp. 2308TA14-22 contains the following coding sequences:
- a CDS encoding non-canonical purine NTP diphosphatase, with protein sequence MEIVFATHNLNKLKEVQQLMPRNIKLLSLANINCNEEILETADTLLGNAQIKANHVTQTYGYDCFADDTGLEVNALGGEPGVYSARYAGPDNNAIANMTKLLENLKGKKDRTAQFKTVIVLNLNGKQQVFEGICKGEILTTQQGNAGFGYDPIFKPEGFDKSFAEMTLEEKGAISHRGKAITQLVRFLE encoded by the coding sequence ATGGAAATCGTTTTTGCCACACATAACCTCAATAAATTAAAAGAAGTACAACAGTTAATGCCCCGTAACATAAAGTTGTTAAGTCTTGCGAATATTAACTGTAACGAAGAAATTTTAGAGACTGCTGACACTTTGTTGGGTAATGCACAAATCAAAGCCAACCATGTAACGCAAACCTATGGCTATGATTGCTTTGCCGACGATACCGGATTGGAAGTTAATGCCTTAGGCGGCGAACCTGGAGTATATTCCGCACGATATGCAGGCCCGGATAATAATGCCATTGCGAATATGACCAAGTTGTTAGAAAACTTAAAAGGTAAAAAAGACAGAACCGCTCAGTTTAAAACGGTTATCGTACTAAATTTAAACGGAAAGCAACAAGTTTTTGAAGGTATTTGTAAAGGTGAAATTCTAACAACCCAACAGGGTAATGCGGGATTTGGCTATGACCCCATTTTTAAACCTGAGGGATTTGACAAATCGTTTGCCGAAATGACCTTGGAAGAAAAAGGTGCAATTAGCCATAGGGGTAAGGCGATAACCCAATTAGTAAGGTTTTTGGAGTAA
- a CDS encoding S9 family peptidase: MNSSASFKNLLSVVLVLSISFSFAQDKLKKMPGYERYTEIAPQIRGSVKSGAIQAKWHPNSNSFEYNRDGKRFLYDVLIYEKNEIGDAVYPDYRAMRANRPQRGRQYASADSPDGKLKAFTKDRNMYLSDADGNNVLAITTEGNDENQIKYGIATWVYGEELGQNTAMWWSPDSKKIAFYRFDEKEAKKYYVLYNQTKIQDSVEIEAYPKVGAKNLPVDLMLYDLATKKMITLDTREGKPYNDGDLGTYLYNIFWSPNGKELIYHSTNRKQNTMELRAADPITGKSRTIVREQWLPSFTKNSPEMKILEDGKRFIWASERSGFNNYYLYDFSGKLLKTLTNHNFEVANIVDVNEKKGILYYMARSGDNHMKIQLHKVKLNGKGDVRLTDPAYNHKVSISPNGKYIVDVAQTHNSPPVTNLLNSRGKVIKKLYESDMTKFEELGLKKVEVFTFTSADGKTQLHGMLHFPSNFDPNKKYPLLLSNYGGPATNAFRETFRTPDPLTEYGFLVANIDGRNVRGRGKRLLDQLYGNLTIVEQDDFAEGIKSLYDRPYFDKNNVGVFGTSYGGTTAAASLLRFPDVYHAAVANSAVTDWRNYDNIYTERFMNTLEDNKAGYDAASLMTYAPNLKGELMIFFGTSDNNVHPSNSLQLIQALQKAGKSHEVQIGPDKGHTRVNTDRMMEFFIEHLVIYK; encoded by the coding sequence ATGAATTCATCAGCATCTTTCAAAAATCTATTATCGGTTGTACTAGTCTTAAGCATTAGCTTTTCTTTTGCTCAAGATAAACTCAAAAAAATGCCTGGCTATGAGCGGTATACTGAAATTGCACCTCAAATTAGAGGTTCAGTAAAAAGTGGTGCTATACAAGCAAAATGGCACCCAAACAGTAACTCTTTTGAGTATAATAGAGATGGTAAACGATTTTTATATGATGTACTGATCTATGAAAAAAATGAAATTGGTGATGCCGTTTACCCAGACTATCGAGCAATGCGAGCAAACAGACCACAACGCGGTAGACAATATGCTTCGGCAGATTCTCCTGATGGAAAATTAAAGGCATTTACCAAAGACAGAAATATGTATTTAAGTGATGCTGATGGAAATAATGTCTTAGCCATAACTACAGAAGGTAATGATGAAAATCAGATTAAATATGGAATTGCCACTTGGGTTTATGGTGAGGAACTAGGCCAAAACACTGCTATGTGGTGGTCTCCTGATAGTAAAAAAATAGCGTTTTATAGATTTGATGAAAAAGAAGCTAAAAAGTATTATGTGTTGTATAATCAAACTAAAATTCAAGATTCTGTCGAAATAGAAGCCTATCCTAAAGTAGGTGCGAAAAATTTACCAGTTGATTTGATGTTATACGATTTAGCCACCAAAAAAATGATTACACTTGATACCCGTGAAGGAAAACCCTATAACGATGGTGATTTAGGCACGTATTTATATAATATCTTTTGGTCGCCCAATGGTAAGGAGCTTATTTACCACAGTACCAATAGAAAGCAAAACACAATGGAACTAAGAGCGGCAGATCCTATTACGGGTAAAAGCCGTACCATAGTACGTGAACAATGGTTGCCTAGTTTTACGAAAAATTCTCCTGAAATGAAAATTTTAGAAGATGGAAAGCGATTTATTTGGGCGTCTGAACGTAGCGGATTTAACAACTATTATCTCTATGATTTTAGCGGAAAACTTTTAAAAACCTTGACTAACCATAATTTTGAAGTTGCAAATATTGTTGATGTAAATGAAAAGAAAGGGATCTTGTATTATATGGCAAGAAGCGGCGATAATCATATGAAAATACAATTACACAAGGTAAAATTAAATGGAAAAGGCGATGTGCGATTGACCGACCCTGCTTATAATCACAAAGTTAGTATTTCGCCCAATGGTAAATATATTGTTGATGTTGCTCAAACACATAATAGTCCACCTGTTACCAATTTGTTAAATTCAAGAGGGAAAGTGATTAAGAAATTGTACGAAAGCGATATGACCAAATTTGAGGAACTGGGACTTAAAAAAGTAGAAGTATTTACCTTTACTTCTGCCGACGGCAAAACCCAATTACATGGCATGCTACACTTTCCATCAAACTTTGATCCTAACAAAAAATACCCATTACTGTTGAGTAATTACGGTGGCCCAGCTACCAATGCATTCCGTGAAACGTTTAGAACACCAGATCCTTTGACTGAATACGGATTTTTAGTTGCCAATATAGATGGTAGAAATGTACGAGGTCGCGGTAAAAGATTGCTAGATCAATTATATGGTAACCTGACCATTGTAGAACAAGATGATTTTGCCGAAGGCATAAAGTCATTATACGACAGACCTTATTTTGACAAGAACAATGTTGGCGTTTTTGGTACTTCATATGGAGGTACTACGGCAGCTGCAAGTTTATTACGTTTCCCTGATGTTTATCACGCGGCGGTAGCCAACTCAGCGGTAACGGACTGGCGTAATTATGACAATATTTACACCGAACGTTTTATGAATACACTTGAAGACAACAAAGCAGGTTACGATGCTGCCAGTTTAATGACCTATGCCCCTAACCTAAAAGGCGAATTGATGATCTTTTTTGGGACAAGCGACAACAATGTGCACCCTTCAAATTCATTACAATTGATCCAGGCTCTACAAAAAGCGGGAAAAAGCCATGAAGTGCAAATTGGCCCAGACAAGGGCCATACCCGCGTAAATACGGATAGAATGATGGAGTTTTTTATTGAGCATTTGGTGATATATAAGTAA
- a CDS encoding CocE/NonD family hydrolase, translated as MMKKRVHYLFFLTFCILGSISLQAQEKEDTTLKELQEIALIDQKVMMPMRDGIRLATDIYRPKGDGKYPIIFSRTPYNFNSWGDGKERTGTARRALQAVKKGYAYVVQNERGRYFSEGEWDILGVPLTDGYDAFSWMKDQEWSNGKIGTLGCSSTAEWQMAVAALDHPSHAAMVPQGYGAGVGKVGPFNEQGNWYRGGAEQMLFFSWLYGVEHDKFKPRIPAGATQEDLIRISRFYDLAPENPRVDMAEALKHLPIQDILKNINGKKEIYDKMIRRTPNHPDWAKGGIYQADDKFGVPSFWFASWYDVSIGPNVALFNHVREHGKDAEVRDNQYLVIAPTLHCGYTRAKENTIVGERSVGDARLNYEEQIYAWFDLWLKGEKNDFKEKTPRVQYYTMGSNKWQSSESFPPKGAKMFTYYLNSGGKANTLNGDGVLSTRRPKSKDNPDAFTYDPMNPVTSYGGNVCCTGNAIKGGAFDQREMEKRDDILVYTSEPLKKGIEVSGFIESTLYVSSDAKDTDFTIKIIDVYPDGTAYNLDETIQRARYREGYDKEVFMEDGKVYKVKLSPMTTSNYFEKGHRIRIEVSSSNFPRFARNLNTGGKNYDESEGVVAHNKIHHSRQYPSHIKIPIVLK; from the coding sequence ATGATGAAAAAACGAGTTCACTATTTATTTTTTTTAACTTTCTGCATACTGGGAAGTATTTCTTTACAAGCACAAGAAAAAGAAGACACTACACTTAAAGAATTACAAGAAATCGCCTTAATCGATCAAAAGGTAATGATGCCCATGCGTGATGGTATTCGTTTGGCAACAGATATTTATCGTCCAAAGGGGGATGGAAAATACCCCATCATTTTTTCTAGAACTCCGTATAACTTTAACTCATGGGGTGATGGAAAAGAGAGAACAGGTACTGCACGAAGAGCTTTACAAGCTGTAAAAAAGGGTTATGCCTATGTAGTTCAAAATGAAAGAGGAAGGTACTTTTCTGAAGGTGAATGGGATATTTTAGGTGTACCCTTAACCGATGGTTATGATGCTTTTAGTTGGATGAAAGATCAAGAATGGTCAAATGGTAAAATAGGCACCTTGGGCTGTTCTTCAACCGCAGAATGGCAAATGGCAGTTGCGGCGTTAGATCACCCTTCGCATGCTGCTATGGTACCACAAGGTTATGGGGCTGGTGTTGGTAAAGTTGGACCATTTAATGAACAAGGAAACTGGTACAGAGGCGGAGCGGAACAAATGCTATTTTTCTCTTGGTTATATGGTGTAGAACATGATAAGTTTAAACCTAGAATTCCGGCAGGAGCTACGCAAGAGGATTTAATTCGGATTTCTCGTTTTTACGATTTGGCACCAGAAAACCCTAGAGTTGATATGGCTGAAGCCTTAAAACATTTACCTATTCAAGATATTCTTAAAAATATAAATGGCAAAAAAGAGATTTATGATAAAATGATTAGGAGAACACCTAATCATCCAGATTGGGCCAAGGGCGGTATCTATCAAGCCGATGATAAATTTGGTGTACCCAGTTTTTGGTTTGCCTCTTGGTATGATGTTTCAATTGGACCAAACGTAGCATTATTTAACCATGTAAGAGAACACGGAAAGGATGCTGAAGTTAGAGATAATCAATATTTGGTAATAGCACCGACTTTACATTGTGGCTACACTAGAGCTAAAGAAAATACAATCGTTGGTGAACGTTCTGTAGGCGATGCTCGATTAAACTACGAAGAGCAAATTTATGCTTGGTTTGATTTATGGTTAAAAGGAGAAAAAAATGATTTCAAAGAAAAAACACCTCGCGTACAATATTATACTATGGGAAGCAACAAATGGCAGTCTTCTGAATCATTTCCTCCAAAAGGAGCCAAGATGTTTACTTATTACCTAAATAGTGGCGGTAAGGCGAATACATTGAATGGTGATGGAGTTTTGTCCACAAGAAGACCAAAGTCTAAAGACAACCCTGATGCTTTTACTTACGACCCAATGAATCCTGTTACTTCATATGGTGGCAATGTATGTTGTACTGGTAATGCTATTAAAGGCGGTGCTTTTGACCAACGTGAAATGGAAAAAAGAGATGATATTTTAGTCTATACTTCGGAGCCACTAAAAAAAGGAATAGAGGTTAGTGGGTTTATTGAATCAACGCTATATGTATCTTCTGATGCTAAGGATACTGATTTCACCATTAAAATTATTGATGTTTACCCAGATGGTACAGCTTATAATTTGGATGAAACCATTCAACGAGCTAGGTATAGAGAAGGTTATGACAAAGAGGTCTTTATGGAAGATGGAAAAGTATATAAAGTGAAATTAAGCCCCATGACTACAAGTAATTATTTTGAAAAAGGACACAGA